The following proteins come from a genomic window of Rutidosis leptorrhynchoides isolate AG116_Rl617_1_P2 chromosome 10, CSIRO_AGI_Rlap_v1, whole genome shotgun sequence:
- the LOC139872583 gene encoding mitochondrial import receptor subunit TOM40-1-like — MATFIQPPPTSPPPATEAVKPEKVDYLNLPCPIPYEEIHREAMMSLKPEHFEGMRVDFTKGLNQRFSLSHSIVMGPTEVPSQSPETIKIPTANYEFGANFIDPKLMLFGRILTDGRLSARVKCDLSENLTMKANAQLTNEPHMSHGMFNFDYKGTDYRAQFQLGNGGLLGANYIQSVTPNLSLGGEVFWAGQHRKSGLGYAARYSTDKWVASGQAASTGLVALSYVQKVSEKVSLATDMMYNYMSRDVTASFGYDYILRQCRLRGKMDSNGCVSAFLEERLNMGLNFILSAEIDHRKKDYKFGFGLTVGE, encoded by the exons ATGGCAACTTTTATTCAACCGCCGCCTACATCACCGCCTCCGGCGACGGAGGCTGTCAAGCCGGAAAAAGTTGATTACTTGAACTTACCGTGTCCAATTCCGTACGAAGAGATCCATCGTGAAGCTATGA TGTCATTAAAGCCTGAGCACTTTGAAGGTATGCGTGTTGATTTTACGAAAGGTCTGAATCAAAGATTCTCACTAAGTCATAG TATTGTTATGGGACCCACGGAAGTTCCTTCACAATCTCCTGAAACAATTAAAATTCCTACCGCAAACTATGAGTTTGGTGCTAACTTTATAGACCCAAAG TTGATGCTTTTTGGGAGAATCTTGACTGATGGGCGGCTAAGTGCTCGAGTGAAATGTGACTTGTCTGAAAATCTTACCATGAAAGCCAATGCTCAG CTTACAAACGAGCCTCACATGTCACATGGAATGTTCAACTTTGACTATAAG GGTACAGATTACAGGGCTCAGTTCCAACTTGGAAATGGTGGCCTGCTTGGGGCAAATTATATCCAG AGTGTGACACCTAACCTGTCCTTAGGTGGCGAAGTCTTCTGGGCGGGTCAGCATCGGAAATCGGGTCTTGGTTATGCTGCGCGATACAGCACAGATAAATGG GTTGCTTCAGGACAAGCTGCTAGTACTGGATTGGTGGCTTTAAGTTATGTGCAAAAAGTGTCTGAAAAG GTCTCTTTGGCAACAGATATGATGTACAATTACATGTCAAGAGATGTAACTGCTAGCTTTGGGTATGATTATATACTCCGTCAG TGTCGTCTAAGAGGAAAGATGGATTCAAATGGCTGTGTGTCTGCTTTTCTCGAAGAAAGGCTAAATATGGGTCTAAATTTCATTCTGTCAGCCGAG ATAGACCACAGGAAGAAAGACTACAAGTTTGGGTTTGGGTTGACAGTTGgagaataa